A genomic segment from Diadema setosum chromosome 11, eeDiaSeto1, whole genome shotgun sequence encodes:
- the LOC140235205 gene encoding transmembrane protein 272-like, whose product MAAPQDVEVGISENPPPPAYGSSEVMGTAAPEAAPPPAYNIAARRQDAPPSYNSLFGKMKDAKRDSNNPVDYLKRAFQLLLSTAIVSIFLVVSLAIPIAMIAVGGIYFTRCPIDHRIPIFLVVMGGVSIMKNLSDLRNRYKYPGGREDEVRHRKEYEGFISHLMGCFLFVFFITGNVWVYGIYRVVNTTDPEQEEDYCHPVLYYFSFWIITVIYIVCGLGCCCVCCTVGAAATTAQDDDEEES is encoded by the exons ATGGCAGCTCCTCAG GATGTGGAGGTGGGTATCAGTGAAAACCCACCACCTCCCGCCTATGGCTCCAGTGAAGTGATGGGCACTGCAGCTCCAGAGGCCGCCCCTCCTCCAGCCTATAATATTGCAGCCAGAAGACAAG ATGCACCCCCTTCCTACAACTCGCTATTTGGCAAAATGAAAGATGCCAAAAGGGACTCCAACAACCCAGTAGATTACCTAAAAAGGGCATTTCAATTGCTCCTTAGCACAG CCATTGTATCCATCTTCTTGGTCGTCTCACTGGCCATCCCTATTGCAATGATTGCTGTTG GTGGGATATACTTTACACGTTGCCCGATTGATCACCGTATCCCGATCTTCCTTGTTGTCATGGGGGGCGTGTCCATAATGAAGAACCTATCTGATCTGAGGAACCGGTATAAGTACCCGGGTGGCAGAGAGGATGAGGTGCGGCACCGCAAGGAGTACGAGGGCTTCATCAGCCACCTCATGGGCTGCTTCCTCTTCGTCTTCTTCATCACAG GCAATGTATGGGTCTATGGCATCTATCGTGTGGTCAACACAACTGATCCTGAGCAAGAGGAAGACTACTGCCACCCGGTCCTCTACTACTTCTCCTTCTGGATCATCACAGTCATCTACATCGTGTGCGGACTTGGCTGCTGCTGCGTCTGCTGTACTGTGGGAGCAGCTGCCACTACAGCTcaggatgatgatgaggaggagtcATAG